The sequence CGCCGTACGGCGACGTCTCTTCGCTCATCGTCTTCTCCTCCAGACATCTCGCGGCTCCCGGACGGAGTCCACGGACGTGTTCAGGCTAGACCTGAGTTCGGCCGGCGGCGCTGTGGCACCCGTCACTGCGACCTGAGGTGATGTCGCGCCAACCAAACGTGGGGCACAGTGCGTTCACTCAGTACAAGACCGGGGGAGGGACGATGGACGAGGCGGGGTTCACCGAGTGGGCGTCGGGACGGCAGCGTCAGCTGCTGCGCTCGGCCTACCTGCTCACCGGTGACCTCCATCGGGCCGAGGACCTCGTGCAGGAGGCGCTGACCAAGGTGGCTCTGCGCTGGCCGCGGCTGCGCGACCAGCACCCCACGGCCTATGCGCTCACCATCATCACGCGCGACAACATCTCGTGGTGGCGGCGCAGGCGCGAGGTGCCGCGGGAGGCGAGCGACGTCGTCGCGACCCACGAGGAGCCGGAGATCGCACTCGTGGTGCGCCGCGCCCTGTCGCGGCTGACGCTCGCTCAGCGTCGCGTCCTCGTGCTGCGTCACTTCGACGACCTGACCGAGCGGGAGACCGCCGAGATCCTCGGCATCAGCGTCGGCACGGTGAAGAGTCAGAACGCCGCGGCGCTGGCTCGGCTGCGCGACGGCGCACCCGAGCTGCTCGACCTGATCGGGAGGAGGTCGTGAACGAGATGCAGCTGCGCGAGGCACTCGAGCGGGCGAGCGCGCATGTCGACTCTCCGCCGTGGGCGGAGCGTGCCCTCGAGGAGCGCACCCGGTGCGTTCGGCGCAGGCAGGCGCTGGTGGCTGGCGCCGCCGCAGTCGTGCTGGCGGTGAGCTCGGCCACGTGGGGCCTTCACCGGGACGGCGAGCAGCGCCTGGTGCCCGTCAACCCACCGACCCCCACAGCGAGCTCGACCGACCTCGACAGCTCGGACGTCGACCTCGCGACCCAGCCTCGGTGGGACCCCTTCACCGTGGCCGGTGTGCCGGCGCGACCATCGGTGCTGCCACCGGAGCTGAGACCGCCCGACAGCCCCCCGAGCATCGCCGAGTCCCCGTTGCTGGACATCGTCGTCGCGTGGCCGGAGGAGGGCCGCGACCTTCGGCTCCTCGACAGCGCCGGTGAGTGGCGCTCCGTGCCCGGCACTGCCACCGCGATCAAGGGAAGTCTCCGAGACGTCGTCCGCCCGTCCATCAGTCCCGACGGGAGTCGCGTTGCCATGGCGACCGACGCTGGCGTCCTCGTCGTCGCGGCGGACGGTGGAGATCAGGTCATCGCCTGGCCGGCGCAGCTCGAGGGTCCCTTCGACACCCGCCCGCGCGTCCTGTGGCTCCCCGATGACGAGGGCTTCGTGGTGCTGCACTGGCAGCGTCCGTGGTTGATCGGCCTGGACGGCAGTGCCAGCCCAGCCCCGTTCGGCGCGGAGCACAGCGATGGGGTGACGGTCGACCCGGACGACGGGACCGTGCTCGAACGCAACGGGTCCGGAGCGCCTCTCGTCACCTGGCGGGACGGTGATGTCACGGGGCGCGTCGGACCGGCGGGGTACGGCGAACGACTCGTCACCCGGTTCGGGCTGGTGGCCTACACCGGGTCCCCCGCGGGGAGCCGCGCCCCGACCTGCGCGCCGGTCCTGTGGTCGTCGACGCCGGGAGCGGTGAGACCCTCGGCTACGCGCCGATCCGCGACACGGACTCCGTCTACGGCGACAACGGGTACTTGTCCGCCCTGGGCTTCCTCGATCCCGGCACGGTCGTGCTGCTGGTCGGACCGATGGACTTCCGGACGATGGACCCCGGGGACGAGCGATGGCACCTCGTCTCCTGGGACTTCCACACAGGTGACTTCGAGCGGATCACGAGTGGCGACACCCGGATGCGCGGCATTGCAGTCGCGCCGGCGCTGCTGGATCGGTCATCTGTCGCCCTAGAGTGAGCCGCGTGGACTTCTTCTCCGCCTATGCCCAGGGCTTCGCACGGGTCGCCGCGATCACGCTGCCCGTCGCGATCGCGGACCCGGCGACCAACGCCCAGCGCATCATCGAGCAGGCGCGAGCCGCCGCAGACGAGCACGTCGCGGTGGCGGTGTTCCCCGAGCTGTCGCTCAGCGGCTATTCCATCGACGACCTCTTCCTCCAGGACTCACTGCTGGACGCGGTGCGCACTGCCCTCGACGAGGTCGTGGCCGCCAGCCAGGACCTGCTCACGGTGCTCGTCGTGGGCGCACCGCTGGCCAAGGGCAACCGGGTCTACAACTGCGCAGTGGTGATCCATCGCGGCGAGATCCTCGGGGTCGCCCCGAAGTCCTACCTGCCCAACTATCGCGAGTTCTACGAGCGTCGCTGGTTTGCTCCCGGCGACGACCAGCACGGCCAGTTCCTGACCCTGGGCGGCGACGAGGTCCCCTTCGGTCCCGACCTCGTGTTCTCGGCCGTCGACCTCGACGGCCTGCACCTCCACGTGGAGGTCTGTGAGGACATGTGGGTGCCGATCCCGCCGAGCGCCGAGGCGGCTCTCGCCGGGGCGACGGTGCTGGTCAACGTCAGCGGCAGCCCGATCACCGTGGGGCGCGCCGACGACCGGCGCCTGCTGGTCCGGAGCGCGAGTGCACGGTGCCAGGCGGTCTACGTCTACGCCGCGGCGGGCCAGGGCGAGTCCACGACCGACCTGAGCTGGGACGGCCAGACGATGGTCTACGAGTGCGGCGACCTGGTCGGCGAGGGCGAGCGGTTCCCCGAGAGCGCGGTGCGCACCGCCGTCGACGTCGACCTGGACCGGGTGCGCCAGGAGCGGCTCCGCCAAGGCACCTTCGACGACAACCGACGCGGAGCCGCCGGCGACGAGAGCTTCCGGGTCGTCGAGTTCGCACTCCAGCCACCCGCGGGCGACATCGGGCTGCTGCGCAAGGTCGACCGGTTCCCGTTCGTCCCTGACGACCCCGAGCGTCTCGCCCTCGACTGCTACGAGGCCTACAACATCCAGGTCTCCGGGCTCGAGCGGCGACTCGAGGCGATCGGCCAGCCCAAGGCGGTGATCGGCGTCAGCGGGGGCCTCGACTCCACGCACGCCCTGATCGTCGCGGCGAAGGCGATGGACCGGCTCGGCCGACCGCGTTCCGACATCCACGCGTTCACGATGCCCGGCTTCGCGACCGGAGACACGACCAAGTCCTATGCCACGCGGCTGTCCAAGGCACTGGGGGTCACCTTCGAGGAGCTCGACATCCGCCCAGCGGCGGAGCAGATGCTCGCCGACCTCGGGCACCCCTACTCGGACGGGGAGAAGGTCTACGACGTCACGTTCGAGAACGTCCAGGCCGGACTGCGCTACGACTACCTCTTCCGCCTCGCCAACCATCGTGGCGGGATC comes from Nocardioides piscis and encodes:
- a CDS encoding SigE family RNA polymerase sigma factor, whose amino-acid sequence is MDEAGFTEWASGRQRQLLRSAYLLTGDLHRAEDLVQEALTKVALRWPRLRDQHPTAYALTIITRDNISWWRRRREVPREASDVVATHEEPEIALVVRRALSRLTLAQRRVLVLRHFDDLTERETAEILGISVGTVKSQNAAALARLRDGAPELLDLIGRRS
- a CDS encoding NAD(+) synthase; the encoded protein is MDFFSAYAQGFARVAAITLPVAIADPATNAQRIIEQARAAADEHVAVAVFPELSLSGYSIDDLFLQDSLLDAVRTALDEVVAASQDLLTVLVVGAPLAKGNRVYNCAVVIHRGEILGVAPKSYLPNYREFYERRWFAPGDDQHGQFLTLGGDEVPFGPDLVFSAVDLDGLHLHVEVCEDMWVPIPPSAEAALAGATVLVNVSGSPITVGRADDRRLLVRSASARCQAVYVYAAAGQGESTTDLSWDGQTMVYECGDLVGEGERFPESAVRTAVDVDLDRVRQERLRQGTFDDNRRGAAGDESFRVVEFALQPPAGDIGLLRKVDRFPFVPDDPERLALDCYEAYNIQVSGLERRLEAIGQPKAVIGVSGGLDSTHALIVAAKAMDRLGRPRSDIHAFTMPGFATGDTTKSYATRLSKALGVTFEELDIRPAAEQMLADLGHPYSDGEKVYDVTFENVQAGLRYDYLFRLANHRGGIVVGTGDLSELALGWCTYGVGDQMSHYTVNAGVPKTLVQHLIRWVASNDEFDPDTNAVLGEILTQEITPELIPVEEGKKPQATQDTVGPYNLQDFTLYHLVRRGFRPRKIAFLAWHAWRDVDAGEWPPGFPEDAHVAYDLAEVRAWLEVFLRRFFANQFKRSALPNGPKVSAGGTMSPRGDWRMPSDAKATAWLSDLAAIPESASPDN